Within Macaca nemestrina isolate mMacNem1 chromosome X, mMacNem.hap1, whole genome shotgun sequence, the genomic segment CAAAGACAACTGAGATTTTGAGTCCAGGTAGCCGGAGAAGGAAAAGtagtatttacaaaaaataaggaTTGGAATGAAAGAGGAAGATGATGGAATACAGACTGCTTTTTGAACTGCTTTATGCATTTCATATTATGAAAAGAGTATTTTTCCTAAAATGGGTGAATTGCCATGCTGACAGTAACTTTTTGGCTGAGacaaaataatatacaattaGAATTCTAATTTCCATTAGAAACTGGTTAAGTGGAAACACCAAAAGGCTTACAGAAAAAGTAAATCACAAAAATACAAGCTTGTAAAGCAGTGTTCACATTAACCTCAGCAAAAACTTTTAGGATTCAAGGTATGAGGCAAAAGTCATAATGGTTGTCAGGTTCAGGAGTTTGGAAGCGCATATAGTGCCTCATCTGCTGTTCCCTAGTCTTTCTCTTGATTTCCATCATCTGCCCTACAAACCTTTCTACATCATCTCTCGCTTCATTGTGCTCAATATGCCTATTAGGTATGGCCCATCGAAAATTAGGGACAAGTCGCCTAACTCGCCCCCGCCTGATATTTCCTCCAGGCTTCTGGCCTTCACCCCCTCCCAAATGGCGGGATTCTTCTTTATTCGGCATGGGGGCCTGCTCCCCTCCATCGTTTTCTTGTTGGGCATTTTTCCCGTTGAGATTGTTTGCCGCTAGTTCCTCTTTGGACTCCATTACTCCTaggagacaagagagagaaaatgagctGAATTTGTGGACTGATAAGCACTGAGGACAGAGGCCCTACTAGGCACCTTTTAAAATTCAGAGCCATGGACTTGACTTTATACtctttaacatttcatttttttccacctGAGAAGCCCGTGGGCCCTGTGGGGTGCCCCCAATCCGAGCCCCTCCCTCCCGCAAAGCCCACCATTTTCCCTGTAGATCCATCTCCATGCTTCTGCAGGCAGTAAAATGGAGGACGAGGATGGGGTGTGGGAAGGGGAGGGTTGCATGCAGTAGAAGGAGTCGAGGGTGAAGGCATGGATTGGGGTCTCAGACTGGGCTTTCCTCACGTTCCGGCCCCCGCCTCACCACTGTCGCTCGCACCGACCTGGGCCTATCCTTgcagtctcctcctcctcccgatTCTCGACGCGAGGTGCGCCGCCGCGACACTTAGCCTCGCAGACCTGCAGACGGCCGGGGTTGGGGAAGTGGGGGCTGCTGCAGCGGAACGCTAGCTAGGACCCACCACCATCCGGCCCCTTCCCCGTCCCGCACCTGGCCCGGGCCCGGGCCCTCGGTGCAGCCCTCGCCCCCCGCCTCAGTCACCCCGCCCGCAAGCTGACCACCATTTTCTGCACCAAGAAGGGCGGGGCAGGGGTGTCGGAAAAGCTTGCGCTGGTGGCGGAGGCAGGTGTTTCCGAACGGTCGTAGCCTCAGGACCGCCGGCTCCCTCGGGGACGGGCACCTCTCCGCTCAACGAAGGCTCGCGGGCCCGCGGCGGGGCCCGGGGGCTGCATCGCGGACCGACTGCGTCTTCGCGTGGCTCCCCTGGGGTGGTGCCTCTGCAGGCCGGAGCCGCTCCCCAACACCAACTCCAGGAACCCCACTCCGGATGCCTTACCTGCTCCCCCTCCGCTTCCTACTTTCCGGGCCGCCCCTGGCCCGCACGTCCTCAGGGCCACCGGGAGCAGGTACCGCCACCGAGAAGGGAACGAGCGACGATGGCTCTGACGACAGAGCCAGATGAGACTCAGTGTTGGCCGGTCACGTGGGGCTGTTGTCATCGCCAACAGCTCCGCCCCCGTCCCACGCCCCCTCCTGCAGGCCGGAGTCTGGCGGGGCTTTCGGGCCAGCCCCTATCCTCATCTGGAGTCTCTTTCAATATCTCCAGCCTGGCCGGCCTTTCCACTCTCCTGTCTTTGTGTATTCTTGGGCCTTCCTCTGCCTCACCAAGAAGGAAACTGTCTTCTCAGGGAGCTCTTGGCCATTCCCACTTCCGTGGGACTTGCCTCTCCTTGTCCTGGGCTCCCAGGATTTTCCCCATCTCTCCCAATCAGGACGCGGGCGCAGAATTTAAAGGGGTGCAAATTTCCTCAGCAGTCAAGAAAAAGAACATCTTAATGCaacatcttaaaaaacaaaattattgcaAGAAAATTTATGATGAGCAAGATGCCAAAAATTTAAGTAAAGAGAGCATCTGTCCCGCCCACCTCAACGGAAAACTGTGGTCCTTGTTACCAATGCTCCCCCTTTTCTCTACACCAGAACGTTTGGCGGGAACAGGAAATGAGTCAAGGACAGTggattttttctaattcttcttaataactttctgttcttttatttttttccccttttttttattatattatgttCTAGGGTAAATGTGCACAATGTGGAGGTTTGTCACATatgaatacatgtgccatgttggtgtgctgcgcccattaactcctcatttacattaggggtatctcctaatgctatcacccccttcccccaccccacaataggctctggtgtgtgatggtccccttcctgtgtccaagtaatctcattgttcagtttccacctatgagtgagaacattcggtgtttggttttctgttcttgtgatagtttgctcagaatgatggtttccagttgcatccatgtccctacaaaggacatgaactcatccttttttatggcagcatagtattccatggtgtgtatgtgccatattttcttaatccagtctgtcattgatggacatttgggttgattccaagtctttgctattataaatagtgctgcaataaaaataggcattcatgtgtctttatagcagcatgatttataatcctttgggtatatacccagtaatgggatggctgggtcatggtatttctagttctagatccttgaggaatcgccacactgttttccacagtgtttcaactagtttacagtcccaccaacagtgtaaaagtgttcctatttctccacatcctctccagcacctgttgtttcctgactttctaatgattgccattctaattggtgtgaaatggtatctcattgtggttttgatttgcatttctctgatggccagtgatgatgggcattttttcatgtgtctgttgcctgcataaatgtcttcttttgagaagtatctgttcatatcctttgcccactttttgatggggttgtttgtttttttcttgtaaatttgtttaagttctttgtaggttctggatattagcgctttgtcagatgagtagattgcaaaaattgtctcccattctgtaggttgctgttcactctgatggtagtttcttttgctgcgcagaagttctttagtttaattagatcccatttgtcaattttggcttttgttgccattgcttttcgtgttttagatatgaagtccttgcccatgcctatgtcctgaatggtattgcctaggttttcttctagggtttttatggttttaggtctaacatttaagtctctcagccatcttgaattaatttttgtataaggagtaaggaagggatccagtttcagctttctacttatggctagccagttttcccagcaccatttattaaatagggaattctttccccatttcttgtttttgtcaggtttgtccaagatcagatggttgtagatgtgtggtattatttctgagggctctgttctgttccattggtctatatctttgttttggtaccagtaccatgctgttttggttactgtagccttgcagtatagtttgaagtcaggtagtgtgatgcctccagctttgttcttctggcttaggattgtcttggcaatgtgggctcttctttggtttcatatgaactttaaagtagttttttccaattctgtgaagaaagtcattggtagcttaatggggatggtattgaatctataaattaccttgggcagtatggccattttcacgatactgattcttcctatccatgggcatggaatgttcttccatttgtttgtgtcgtcttttatttcattgagcagaggtttgtacttctccttgaagaggtccttcacatcccttgtaaattgaattcctagctattttattctctttgaagcaattgtgaatgggagttcattcatgatttggctctctgtttgtctgttattggtgtataagaatgcttgtgatttttgcacattgattttgtatcctgagacttcgctgaagttacttatcagcttaaggagattttgggctgagacgatggggttttctaaatatacaatcatgtcatctgcaaatagggacaatttgacttcttcttttcctaattgaatacccttgatttctttctcttgcctgattgccctcaccagaacttccaacactatgttgaataccagtggtgagagaggccatccctgtcttgtgccagttttcaaagggaatgcttccggtTTTcacccattcaatatgatactggctgtgggtttgtcataaatggctcttactattttgagatacgttccatcaataccaaatttattgagagtttttagcatgaagggctgttgaattttgtcaaaggtcttttctgcatctattgagataatcatgtggtttttgtctttggttctgtttatatgctggcttacgtttattgatttgcttatgttgaaccagctttgcatcccagggatgaagcccacttgatcatggtggataagctttttgatgtgctgctggattcgatttgccagtattttattgaggatttttgcatcaatgttcatcagggatattggtctaaaattctctttttttattgtgtctctgccaggctttggtatcaggatgatgttggccttataaaatgagttagggaggattccctctttttctattgattggaataatttcagaaggaatggtaccagctcctccttgtacctctggtagaattcgactgtgaatccatctggtcttggacttttttcagttggtaggctattaattattgcctcaatttcagagcctgctattggtgtattcagggattcaacttcttcctggtttagtcttgggagagtgtatgtgtccaggaatttatccatttcttctaggttttctagtttatttgcatggaggtgtttatagtattctctgatggtagtttgtatttctatggggttggtggtgatatcccctttatcattttttattgtatctatttgattcttctctcttttcttctttattagtcttgctagcggtctatcaattttgttgatcttttcaaaaaactagctcctgaattcattgattttttgaagggtttttttgtgtctctatctccttcagttctgctctgatcttagttatttcttgccttctgctagcttttgaatgtgtttgctcttgcttctctaattcttttaaatgtggtgtttgggtgtcaattttagattattcctgctttctcttgtgggcatttagtgctataaatttccctctatacattgctttaaatgtgtcccagagattctgatatgttgtatctttgttctcattggtttcaaagaacatctttatttctgccttcatttcgttatgtacccagtagtcattcaggaccaGTTTGcccagtttccatgtatttgagaggttttgattgagtttcttagtcctgagttctagtttgattgcactgtgttctgagagacagtgtgttataatttctgttcttttacatttgctgaggagtgctttacttccaactatgtggtcaattttggaataagtgcgatgtggtgctgagaagaatgtacattctgttgatttggggtagagagttctgtagatgtcatTAGGTCCggttggtgcagagttgagttcaattcctggatgtccttgttaactttctgtcttgttgatctgtctaatgttgacagtggggtgttaaagtctcccattattattgtgtgagagtctaagtctctaaggacttgctttatgaatctgggtgctcctgtattgggtgcatatatatttaggattgttagatcttcttgttgaattgatccctttaccattatgtaatggccttctttgtctcttttgatctttgttggtttaaagtctgttttatcagagactaggattgcaacccctgcctttttttgttttccatttgcttggtagatcttcctccatccctttattttgaacctatatgtgtctctgcatgtgagatgggtctcctgaatacagcagactgatgggtcttgactctttatccaatttgccagtctgtgtcttttaattggaccatttagcccatttacatttaaggttaatattgttatgtgtgaacttgatcctgtcattatgatgttagctggttattttgctcattagttgatgcagtttcttcctaccattgatggtctttacaatatggcatgtttttgcagtggctggtactagttgtcttttccatgttttttcctccttctcttagacagagtctcgctctgtagcccagactggagtgcagtgtcatgatctcagctcactgcaagctccgcctcctgggttcatgccattctcctgcctcaactatccgagtaactgggactagaggcagCCGCCACctcacctagctaattttttgtatttttagtagagacaaggtttcaccaagttagccaggatggtctggatctcctcacctcgtgatccacccactttgccctcccaaagtgctgggattacaggtatgagacagtGCGCCCAGTCCCTTTTCTGTTTAAGAAACACAGTCTTCATAGTTTATGTTAACTTTATCTCAACTTTAATGGAAAATTTTGAACATTTGGAAAAACGGAATAGTATAATGCAAACCCATATACTAGTCCTCACTCAGATTCCACAGTTAGCAACTCATGGCCCATCTTATTTCATCTTTATCTTACCCACTTTCCAACCTTAAAGATTATTTTTGAAGCAAATTCTAGACATAATATCACTTTAGgcataaatatttcaaagtacATATCTACAAGATAAGGGTTCTCTTCTTTTTAGCATACAACCACAATACCGCTGTCACATCTAATAATTCAGAATTCCTTAATATCATTTTATGTCTAATCTGTGTTCAAATACCCAATTGTgttatagctttttttttaacagtttgttTGAATCAAGATCCAAATAAGACATGCGTGTTTTGATTGGTTGCCATATTTCCTAAATTTCTTTTAATCTgtgggttttcattttttaattttttctttaattattgatG encodes:
- the LOC105499770 gene encoding protein BEX4 encodes the protein MESKEELAANNLNGKNAQQENDGGEQAPMPNKEESRHLGGGEGQKPGGNIRRGRVRRLVPNFRWAIPNRHIEHNEARDDVERFVGQMMEIKRKTREQQMRHYMRFQTPEPDNHYDFCLIP